A portion of the Phocoena sinus isolate mPhoSin1 chromosome 9, mPhoSin1.pri, whole genome shotgun sequence genome contains these proteins:
- the AEBP1 gene encoding adipocyte enhancer-binding protein 1 isoform X3, which translates to MAVLRGAPLLGCLLALLALCPGGRPQTVLTDDEIEEFLEGFLSELESEPREDDVEAPPPPEPTLPVRKAQTGGKPGARLGVAEEAPPGKAKDKGKKGKKDKGPKATKQPPEASSRPPKKPKEKPPKATKKPKEKPPKATKKPKEKPPKATKKPKEKPPKANKRPLAGKKAPIPTPSESPKWPLPPVASPGLEELPQEGEPEEETEQPTLDYNDQIEREDYEDFEYIRRQKQPRPPPSRRRPERLWPERPEEKAEPPGRGFEAPEERIEPPLKPLPPNYGDGYVIPNYDDRLSLPTVDYYFRPPRPQKPDPGLETDEEKEGLKKPKKEGSRPKEEETHDKWTVEKGKDHKGPRKGELEEWAPAEQLKCPPIGMESHRIEDNQIRSSSMLRHGLGAQRGRLNMQAGDTEDDYYDGAWCAEDDSQTQWIEVDTRRTTKFTGVITQGRDSSIHDDFVTSFFVGFSNDSQTWVMYTNGYEEMTFHGNVDKDTPVLSELPEPVVARFIRIYPLTWNGSLCMRLEVLGCPMSPVHSYYAQNEVLTTDDLDFRHHSYKDMRQLMKVVNEQCPTITRTYSLGKSSRGLKIYAMEISDNPGDHELGEPEFRYTAGIHGNEVLGRELLLLLMQYLCREYRDGNPRVRSLVHDTRIHLVPSLNPDGYEVAAQMGSEFGNWALGLWTEEGFDIYEDFPDLNSVLWGAEERKWVPYRVPNNNLPIPEHYLSPDATVSTEVRAIIAWMEKNPFVLGANLNGGERLVSYPYDMARTPSQEQLLAAAMAAARGEDEEEASEAQETPDHAIFRWLSISFASTHLTMTEPYRGGCQAQDYTGGMGIINGAKWKPRSGTINDFSYLHTNCLELSIYLGCDKFPHESELPREWENNKEALLTFMEQVHRGIKGVVTDEQGIPIANATISVSGINHGVKTASGGDYWRILNPGEYRVTAHAEGYTPSSKTCNVDYDIGATQCNFILARSNWKRIREIMAMNGNRPIPHIDPSRPMTPQQRRMQRRRLQYRLRMREQMRLRRLNATASPATVPTSPPTPPTLLPAPSVAPSPAPSPTLGPRHFPPQTTAGWEESETETYTEVVTEFGTELAPEEGEEEEREMVTGQEIPFTTVETYTVNFGDF; encoded by the exons ATGGCGGTCCTGCGCGGGGCACCCCTGCTCGGCTGCCTCCTGGCGCTGCTGGCACTGTGCCCCGGGGGGCGCCCGCAGACTGTGCTGACCGACGACGAGATCGAGGAGTTCCTCGAGGGCTTCCTGTCGGAGCTGGAGTCCGAGCCCCGGGAGGACGACGTGGAGGCCCCACCACCCCCTGAACCCACCCTTCCCGTCCGCAAAGCCCAGACAGGGGGCAAGCCGGGGGCGCGTCTGGGGGTGGCCGAAGAGG CACCTCCAGGAAAAGCCAAagacaaagggaagaaaggaaagaaggacaaAGGCCCCAAGGCGACCAAGCAGCCCCCGGAGGCGTCCTCCAGGCCGCCCAAGAAGCCCAAGGAGAAGCCACCCAAGGCCACCAAGAAGCCCAAGGAGAAGCCACCCAAGGCCACCAAGAAGCCCAAGGAAAAGCCACCCAAGGCCACCAAGAAGCCCAAGGAGAAGCCACCCAAGGCCAACAAGAGGCCTCTGGCTGGGAAGAAGGCCCCCATACCAACCCCCTCCGAAAGCCCGAAGTGGCCACTGCCCCCAGTCGCCAGCCCCGGCCTCGAGGAGCTGCCCCAGGAGGGAG AGCCGGAGGAGGAGACGGAGCAGCCCACGCTGGACTACAACGACCAGATAGAGCGGGAGGACTACGAAGACT TTGAGTACATCCGGCGCCAGAAGCAGCCCAGGCCGCCCCCCAGCAGGAGAAGGCCGGAAAGGCTGTGGCCCGAGCGCCCCGAGGAGAAGGCTGAGCCGCCCGGACGGGGGTTCGAGGCCCCGGAGGAGAGGATAG AGCCGCCTCTGAAGCCGCTGCCACCCAACTATGGGGACGGCTACGTGATCCCCAACTACGACGACA GGCTCTCCCTCCCCACAGTGGACTATTACTTCCGGCCTCCCAGGCCCCAGAAGCCTGACCCTGGCCTGGAAACAGATGAAGAGAAGGAGGGGCTGA AGAAACCCAAAAAGGAGGGCAGCAGGCCCAAGGAGGAGGAGACACATGACAAATGGACCGTGGAGAAGGGCAAGGACCACAAAG GGCCCCGGAAGGGTGAGCTGGAGGAGTGGGCTCCAGCAGAGCAACTCA AGTGCCCCCCCATCGGGATGGAGTCGCACCGCATCGAGGACAACCAGATCCGGTCCTCCTCCATGCTGCGCCACGGCCTAGGGGCACAGCGTGGCCGGCTCAACATGCAG GCCGGCGACACTGAGGACGACTACTATGACGGGGCGTGGTGTGCCGAGGACGACTCTCAGACCCAGTGGATCGAGGTGGACACCAGAAGGACCACCAAGTTCACGGGCGTCATCACCCAGGGCCGCGACTCCAGCATCCA TGACGACTTCGTGACCTCCTTCTTCGTGGGCTTCAGCAATGACAGCCAGACATGGGTGATGTACACCAACGGCTACGAGGAAATG ACCTTCCATGGGAACGTGGACAAGGACACACCTGTGCTCAGCGAGCTCCCGGAGCCGGTGGTGGCCCGTTTCATCCGCATCTACCCACTCACCTGGAACGGCAGCCTATGCATGCGCCTGGAGGTGCTGGGGTGCCCCATGTCCC CTGTCCACAGCTACTATGCACAGAACGAGGTGTTGACCACCGACGACCTGGACTTCCGGCACCACAGCTATAAGGACATGCGCCAG TTGATGAAGGTGGTGAACGAGCAGTGCCCCACGATCACCCGCACATACAGCCTAGGGAAGAGCTCGCGTGGGCTCAAGATCTACGCCATGGAGATCTCGGACAACCCCGGGGATCACGAGTTGG GGGAGCCTGAGTTCCGCTACACAGCTGGTATCCATGGCAACGAGGTGCTAGGCCGagagctgctgctgctactaaTGCAGTACCTGTGCCGCGAGTACCGAGACGGAAACCCGCGCGTGCGCAGCCTGGTGCATGACACGCGCATCCACCTGGTGCCCTCGCTGAACCCTGACGGCTACGAGGTGGCAGCGCAGATG GGCTCAGAATTTGGGAACTGGGCGCTGGGACTGTGGACCGAGGAGGGCTTTGACATCTATGAGGACTTCCCGGACCTcaactctgtgctctggggagcTGAGGAGAGGAAATGGGTCCCCTACCGGGTCCCCAACAATAACCTGCCCATCCCTGAACACTACCTGTCTCCAGATGCCACG GTGTCCACGGAGGTCCGGGCCATCATTGCCTGGATGGAGAAGAACCCCTTTGTGCTGGGAGCGAACCTGAACGGCGGTGAGCGGCTCGTGTCCTACCCCTATGACATGGCCCGCACGCCCAGCCAGGAGCAGCTGCTGGCCGCAGCCATGGCAGCCGCCCGGGGAGAGGACGAGGAAGAAGCATCTGAGGCCCAAGAGACCCCAGACCATGCCATCTTCCGCTGGCTGTCCATCTCCTTCGCCTCTACCCACCTCACCATGACCGAGCCCTACCGGGGAGGGTGCCAAGCGCAGGACTACACCGGCGGCATGGGCATCATCAACGGGGCCAAGTGGAAACCCCGCTCTGGGA CTATCAACGACTTCAGTTACCTGCACACCAACTGCCTGGAACTCTCCATCTACCTGGGCTGCGACAAGTTCCCTCACGAGAGTGAGCTGCCCCGAGAGTGGGAGAACAACAAGGAAGCTCTGCTCACCTTCATGGAGCAG GTTCACCGCGGCATCAAGGGGGTTGTGACGGACGAGCAGGGCATCCCTATCGCCAACGCCACCATCTCCGTGAGCGGCATTAACCACGGAGTGAAGACAG CAAGTGGCGGTGATTACTGGCGCATCCTGAACCCGGGGGAGTACCGCGTGACGGCCCACGCGGAGGGCTACACCCCGAGCTCCAAGACCTGCAACGTGGATTACGACATCGGAGCCACCCAGTGCAACTTCATCTTGGCTCGCTCCAACTGGAAGCGCATCCGGGAGATCATGGCCATGAACGGGAACCGGCCCATCCCGCACATCGACCCGTCGCGCCCCATGACCCCCCAGCAGCGGCGCATGCAACGCCGCCGCCTGCAGTACCGGCTGCGCATGCGCGAACAGATGCGGCTCCGGCGTCTGAACGCCACCGCCAGCCCGGCTACCGTCCCCAcgtcgccccccacccccccgacactgctccccgccccctccgtcgccccctcccccgccccgagTCCTACCCTGGGTCCCCGGCACTTTCCACCCCAGACCACAGCTGGCTGGGAGGAGTCAGAGACCGAGACCTACACGGAGGTGGTGACGGAGTTTGGGACAGAGCTGGCGCCCGAGGAGggtgaggaggaggagagagagatggtCACGGGCCAGGAGATCCCCTTCACCACAGTTGAGACCTACACAGTGAACTTCGGGGACTTCTGA